Genomic window (Vigna unguiculata cultivar IT97K-499-35 chromosome 10, ASM411807v1, whole genome shotgun sequence):
ACATTTAATGCTCTTGTTGTTTGTGACATTCTCATTTTGTCTTCTTCACCATCAGTTCCTGCTCGCTATTCAACTTCTTCTCCATTACCCCTTCAGGTTTATAATCGCTAAAACcaatcacaaccaccaccatgtgactcTAATCAAGTGCCAACTACTTTGTCTCCTCCGACTCTAACACCTGAGTTTGACCTTCCTATTACCCTCCGAAAAGGTATGTGTTCTACATGTAATCTCTCTCCCCACTATATTActttgagttatcatcgattgttattacctttttatacatgtcttttctctatttcttttgtgaccattccaaaaatTGTCTATGAAGCTTTAGCCCATCCTAATTGGCATCAGGTCATGAAGCTTTTATCGCCATGGCTGCTCTTTCaacaatggcctctttatcaactggatattaaaaatgttttcctcaatggtgatttgtaagaaaaaatctatatggagcaacctcttgggtttgttgctcaggaggagtcttctgggatggtatgtcgtcttcgcAAATCCCTATATGACCTAAAACAGTCTCCTAGGGCTTGGTTTGAAAAGTTTAATaatgttgttcaacaatttggtaCGACTCGGTGTAAAGTAGATCATTCTGTCTTTTATCAACACTCGAATGTtggatgtgtttacttgatagtatatgttgatggcATCGTTCTTACAAGTAGTGACAACCATGACATCTCTTAGCTGAAACAATATCTCTGTCACCATTTTAAAaccaaagatcttggcaaactTAGATCTTTCTTGGGTAGTGAGGTGGCATAGTCCAACaatggtattgttatatctcaaaGGAAGTATGTCATTGATATTTTGGAGGAAACTGAGTTGGTGAGCTCAAAGTCTGTTGATACACCAATTGAACCCAATATTAAACTTCTGCCAAATCAAGGGGAGCCTATATCTGATCCTAAACAGTATAGAAGAGTGAttgggaaattgaattatcttacaaTTATTCAACCTGACATTTCCTTTCCAGTCAGTGTGGTAAGCTAATTTCTTAATTCCCCATAGCAAGATTattggaatgcagtcattcATATCTTAAAGTATATTAAAGGATCTCCTGGAAAAGaattgttatatggttctaataaccatacaagagttgtttgTTATTCAGATGTTGATCGGACATAATCTCCTTTTGATTGAAGATCTACATCTAggtattgtgtctccattgcTGGTAACTTGATCTCGGGGAAAAGTAAGAAATAGAGTGTTGTGGCTAGATCTAGTGCAGAAGCATAATATAGAGCTATGACCTCAGCTActtgtgaacttgtttggctcaagCAATTACTTAGAGAGTTATAATTTGGAGAtgtcactcaaatgacacttgtgtGTAACAATCAAGTTGCTATTCATACTAGCTTTAATCCCTgtttcatgagaggaccaaacacattgagattgacAATCATTTCATTCGGGAAAAGATTAtgtctggagacatcaagactgagtttgttaactcaagttATCAGTTAgcaaatatttttactaagtctttacaggggcctagaattgattatatttgtaaaaagcTTGGCACATtcgatttgtatgctccagcttaagggggagtgttagatattgttcagttattgtttgatattgttaagatattgttagatattgttaattacaatatcaaacaatatcttctatttactttatttatttttagttactcTCTTTAGTTGTACCtctttctattataaatagattactcTATGTGTGTGTTTATACACAAAGAAAATTAATCCCAAATCCTATTTTCTCTATATTCAACAATCAAGATATCGATCTTTCAACACAATTTTCGTTATACATGTGTTATGAAGCAAGCATTGCAAGCATAAGGTGGAAAACAACTTCCTAGTGGTTATAGAAGGGGAAGGTGCTAAAATAGTGTTAggattaaatttaatattttttttaagggaaTGTTTCATGTTCTTTAAATTAACAGCTAAAATGAATAGTAAAAGTGAGctgagagaaaaagagatggaACCTCATAAATGCTCTTGCGAAGAGTATTGAAGACTTCTTCTTGATAACCTCCAAATTCAATCAAATATGATCTTAAGGGATGGTTCGAAATTTCGGGTGTAGAAGGTCTTATTTTCAACGTAGTCCAAGTAGCACCACGAATTTCCTCCAAAATTGTTCTTACTTGAGATATTTGATACTCAGTGACACATTGCACTAAAACAGTACGCAGATTTAAAATGCTGCTAAGGATTGGTGCTAGATCTCCCAAATCATTATTCTCCGTATTCATGGAAATTAGAGATAATGAAATGCCTCGAAATGGACGAATATGATACAGGGGATTAAAAGTATGGGACATCCAAGACCAAATGATTGAACGAAAATCAGCTAGTAATAATCCTTTTTTCTCGTCTAGAAGTATGTATCCAATGCTTTTTGAGCTTACCACTGAAATGGGAACTTGTTTCACACCAGTATCTTCAGAAATTAGAGTTATCAAGGATTCCAAGTGCAGTATATCTTGTGTAAAGATACCAATCTTCAGACAACCAGATAGGATAAGAGTTTTCAAAGATTTCAACTTATATGTCTCACTTGGGAGATTGCTTAGGTTTATACAACCTTTCAAATTTACTAGTAGAAGATTGTGTAGATCTCCAATGGATTGGTGTACCTTGCGCAAACTTGGACAATGCTTGAGAATGAGCTTCTCAAGATTCGGTAATTTTGAAAAGTCTGGAGTTTCTGTCAAGTACTTGGAATGACTAAGATTGAGGATTTTTAGCAACGgcaaaacctaaaaaaaaataaagtatttttacaaaataaataagtaacaATTGTTACAATTGTAATTACCCTATgagtgtgaaaagaaaaaaatggggaTGTAATATATACCTCGGGTTCTTTCCACACTAGTCTAAGGTTACTGCGTTGGAAATCCATCACAATTGCACCTTTCAAGTAAAAGTTGTTAGGTATGGATTCTAAAGGAAATCCTTGCCAGTAGATCCATCTCAGTTGCTTAGAAAGATACCCATAATCTCCAGTCATTTGTACATGATCCAGTTGCAAGAATCTCAACATCTTCATTTTCTCAAAAGCATAAGCTTCGAAGAAATCACTGTTCGGTAGCTGACAATTCAGAGACAATCCCACAATAGCTTCTGTCCCCTGTGatgataagagaaaataaataaattaggaaATCATATTGTTAGCCCACtggaaaatgaaacaaaaaggaaaacaccTTCAAGTTTCAAAATGTTCTATGAAGAATCTACTTACAGTATTCTTTTTCAATACATCAAGTACATCCTTGCGAAGCCACAATCGACTGCGCTTCCCAGGTTGCATTGTCGAACTTTGACGCACAATCTCTCGTCCCATATCCAGGAGCAAACGATGCATTCCAAGTTTAttgttcttttcaatttttataagaCCACGTTTTATGAGAACTATTATTCCAATATCAGCATGCAGTCCACAACCATTTAGTATTTCTGTAACATAGTCTCTGTCTTTaccaataaaaaaacaacatacaTCGAGAAATATATCCTTTTCCATTACACATAAGCCGTCAAAGCTTATTCTTAGTATGTTCTGAACTTGAGTATTGGGAATTATTTCTAGTTTTGACAATACACTTTTCCATTCATTCTCTGACCTCTTTCTTAAAAAAGAACCAAGGATTTCAAGTGCGAGTGGTAGTCCACCACAATAAGTAACTGCAGATTTTGCAAGTTCATTGAAGTCTTCTCTCGGTTTTGCTTCTCCAAAAGCATGCCAACTAAAAAGTTCAACAGAATCACTTTCGTCCAGCTCATCCATCTCATAAACATAATCAACATTAAATTGATAAAGCAGGTCTAAATTTCTTGTTGTTATGATTACTACACTCCCTCGACTAAACCATTTACCATTTCCACATAGTTGTTTTAATTGGTCTATCTCGTTCACATCGTCGAGCACAATGAACAACCTTTTTCCAGAATGTCTGATCTCATTCATAGTTTCTTCCATCTCACCCCTCTCTATCTTCCATTTTGTTTTAAGGACATCTGAGAGAAGTTGTTCTTGTAAATGAACAAGGCCTCTGCCATCTGTTTCACAAACTTCTCTAATATCTTGAATGAAACTTTTACCACCAAATGTATAAGGAATTTGATTATAGATGGCTTTGGCTAAGGTAGTTTTACCTGATCCTCCTATTCCCCATATCCCTATCATACAAAATTCGGTGGGTTGATTTTCAAACAATCTAATCACATTTTTCACGTGGGATTCTAGTCCAACAGGAAATTTAGTTATAGACAAGACGCGGTCTAGTTTAGCAAGAACAGACTTAACAATTTCCTCCACTAGCTCAGCATCATTCCTTCCACTTCAATAGATACAAAAGACGcaaatgtcaaataaaatgAGAGCATAATAGTATAGAAGGTTTGTTCAGATAAACATGCACTtccaagaaaaacaaaaatataataaatctgattctccaaaaattaatttttaattacagaAACCGATTTTGCTtctatttgaaaaagttttctACTTTGTacatttagaaaaagaaaaaaaaatgagatgaaTATTTCCATAACAAactaaaatttgcaaattaatataatgtgtatatatatatatatacatacatacatatatatatatatatatatatatatatatatatatatatatattaatttagtttaagtaaaaacatattttttatatttttattaaaaataattggattaaaacatttgttttattttctattctGAAAATGTTCAAGAAAAAGTTTCGAAAGAATGGATGGGTTTACCTGTGTTTGGTCTCATCCCATTTATGCAACTTGCCAGCTTCGGTGAGTGGGCTGCTCAACGTAGACAACCCAGTTTCTAGATATTCTCTTGTAAATATTCCTTGTGCAGTTGCTTTCAGCGCATCTCCAAAACCACCATTCTGAATGTGTGCATCGGATGGGTCAATTTCGTAAAAGACAGGCATAACCATTAAGCCGTGAATTTTGTGACATTCAATGATTCGTTCGAGCTCATCAAGACACCCAAGAGATTCACTGTATTCTTTTGTTAAAACAACAATTCCAATCTGAAACATTTTAATTGATGCCACAAAATGTTCCCACTTCATTCGCATGGCAAGGAGGCAAGGTTCTACTCCAGCCTGTAAAAGGGCAGAATTGAGATGAGAAACAAAATTCCGACGGATCTCGTCTCCCGAAAAATGGATGAACACGTCGCCTTGGATTCCGGTTTCTGAGAAAGACAAAGAAGAGGATGAAGAGGAGGAAGCCATCAAAGGAATTGAGGTCAACGGTCAGAAGAGAAAGAAGTAATGCAGAATTACACAATACACATACAGATGATGATATTTTAGTGCTGCTACCCACCTTTGCCTTACACTACtcttatataaacataagaCCACACATTGTCtccagattttttattttatttttattctgttgAACCTTCAAAATAGATCAATTTCAGTATATTAAAagagtttttaatatattttaaaaggctTAATATCGATTTAatgcaaaaattgaaaactatgACAACTTGTGACAGTGTACTGTACCTGTCATATCCATATCATTTGATTCACCATACATTTCCAAGAGATTTGATTCAGAATTCATAGACTCAATTTTGATATCATTTGCTTCACAATCCATGGGCTCAATTTCTATATCATTCGATTCACCGTGAGTCGGCTCAATTTCTATATCATTTGATTCACTATAAATCAGATAGACAGCAGTTTTCTTGACCACCAAGTCATCACCAAAAGTCACAAAAATCTCCACCTTGTCTCCACCTCCCAAATGTGATATTATCTCCTTCCAATCTTCATCATTAAAGGAAATCACAGTGTCTTGCTTGTGTATCTGCAGGGTGCGCTTTGTGTAATTAGCAATTAAGACACTAGTGAAACATTCGGTCGGCTTCATTTCGGGGTTTGAGAAATAAACAATACACAAAGCCATTCCCTTCATGCCACGGTCTTCAGGCACAGTGAAATACACCGAATGTCCATCACCTGTATGGGCCGACCAATAAGGATAATTGTCACCTGGAAGTACAACTTCACATGCCTCATTGCTTGCCAATCCCTATAACATGAGAAAACAAACTTAGTCATTTATGCAATTGACTCCTCACCTTATCATtccaaaattacaaaatgagcatttttaatcaaataaaagtgAATTGTATAACTTTTGGGGTAGGCAAACTGATATGAATTAAAGAGAGTCAATataatttctcattttctctttgtattttatattatatttttaattaagaaccAAATAGTCACATTCGAAGATTAAAAACTATGAGAAGGTGAATCATTCATATTTTCATAAGGAAAATAATGATGTATACAGTTAGGATTAATGGCTACACTAGCGGGACTTGGTTACTTAGTGGGAATTAGTGTAAAATTAAGGTCTTATTATGATGGTTTAGAGTGACACATAATTTAACCTAAGAATGATGTGTTCGTAATGTTCATCTATGACACTAGCatcttttaacaaatatttttctatacaCGCTGGAGATTTCATCCCCGACCAATTAATGCATAAATTGAAACACAACAATGATAATATAACAAACAAATTTGATTAATAGTTTTGTtctgtatatatacatatatataaacggCACATCAATATGaatttataatgaatttaaaatgagaacgtggttattgaattttcttttagaCGCATCATAAGGATTATTTCAAGTTCTCTTAAATAGTAGCTAAAATGAACATTGAAGGTATAGTAGAGAAAGGAAAACACTAGAGAAGGAATTAACCTCAGATATCCTATTGCTGAGAATATCGAAGAATGCTTTGTAACTTCCAACTCCAATCAAAGAAGACCTCAAGTGATGCCTTGAAATTCCTGATTCTCTAAAACTTAGAGCATCTTCAACCAGAATTGTTTTTACATGTTTAGATAATTGAGACTCTGTCTCACATTGCACCAACACACTTCGAAGATTTGGAAGGCTTGTAAGCATTGGTGCAAGTTCACCAAAAGTATTATTCTGTGTAATCATGGAAACCAGATAACATGATGTGACATAAAACGGATGAGTATATAAGAGGGGATTCATTGTTGGTGACATCCAAGACCGGATGATAACAGGAAAAGCATTTCGTGCCAGTCCTTCAAATCCGCTTAAGGATATATATCTAATACTTTTCGAGCTTACTATTGAAAAGGGGACCTGTTTCACATAAATATCATCAGCAATTAGAGTTACCAAGGATTCCATCTGTGCCATATCTTCTCCCAATTTGTCAATCTTTGAACAACCAGAAAGGATCAATACTTTCACAGATTTCAACTCATATATCTCTTTGGGGAGATTGGTTAGGCTTGTACAATCCctcaaatttatcaataaaatattacgCAGATCACCAATGGATTTGTGTATCGCTAATAAACTTGGACAATCTTTGAGAATGAGCTGCTCAAGACTTGGTAGTCTCGAAAAATCAGGGGTTTCTATCAAGAATCTGGAGTGACTGAGATTAAGGACTTTTAGCCACTTCAAAACCTACAacaatgttgttttttttatggaCAAATAttagagaataaaataaaaaatgaaatagtaGTAAATAGAAAtagttaatctttttattttaatcaatctgtaaattttacaagaaaaaggCATGTTATAAATACCGGGGATTGTTTCCAGAGGAATCGAAGATGACTGTGTTTTAAATCAATCGCAATTACATGATCCATATAAAAGTTGTTTGGCAGAAATTTTGAAGGAAAGCCTTGCCAAGATATCCATCTCAGTTGCTTAGAAAGGTACCCATAATTTCCAGCAAGTTGTACATGATGGAGTTGCAAGAGTCTCAATCTCTCCATTTTCTGAAAAGAATCGGCTTTGAAGAAATCTCCGCTAGTCAAATGCATTTTCAGAGCCAATCCCTCAATAGCTTCTGTCCCCTGTGATGAAAAGAGCAGAGGGAAATAAATTGAGAAGTTTTTTTTGTTCGCTCAGCTGAGTCTAACTATACTTATACTGCACATGGAAAAGAGAACAGtcttaaagaaaatgaaaaccatGCATATGAAATGTACTTACAGTATTCTTTGTCAATACTTCAACTACATCCTTTTGAAACCACAATCGACTTTGCTTCCCAGGCTCCTTTCTTGAGTCTTCACGAATTATCTCTCTTCCCATTTCTTGTAGTAAAGAATCCATTTCAAGTTTGTTGTTCTTTCTTACTTTGATGAGGCCACGTTCTATGAGAACCGGTATTCCAACATCAGCACATAGGTCACAACCATTTAGTATGTCCGTGACATAACCAATGTCTTTACCAATAAAGAAACAACATACATCAAGAAATATATCCTTCTCCATGTCATTGCTTAAATTATCAAAGCTTATTCGTAATTTCCGCTGAATCTCATCATTGGGAATTTTTTCTAGCATCGACAACACACCTTCCCACTCTCTCTTTGACGTCTTGTCAAATAAATAAGAACCAAGCACTTCAAGAGCCAGAGGTAGTCCTCCACAATAAGCAACGACGTTTCTTGAAAGTTCACTGAAGTCTTCTTTTGGTTTTGCATCTCGAAAACAATGAAAACTGAAAAGCTGAAGGGACTCGTCTTCATCCATTTTATCCATCTCATAAACATAATCAACTTCAAGTCTATAAAGAAGGCTAACATCTCTAGTAGTAACGATTATTACACTTCCTTGACCAATCCATTTACGATTTCCACACACAGCTTGTAATTGGTTGTACTCGTTCACATCATCAAGTACAATGAGTGCCCTTTTTCCAGCAAGTATGTTCTCGATCAAAGTTATCCCCATCCCAACGCTATGTATGTCCATCTTCTTTCTCAGGACATTTGAAAGAAGCTGTTCTTGCAAAGGAAGATACCCTCTACCATGATTTTCACAAGTTTGTCTTATATTCTCAATGAAACTTTTATTCATGAATGCACGGTGAATATGATTGTAGATAGCTTTGGCAACGGTAGTTTTCCCCGATCCCCCCATACCCCAAATCCCTATCATGCAGACTTGGGAGGAACGAGTTTCAATGAGCCCAATCACTTCTTGCGTACGGGATTCTAGTCCAACAGGATGTTCTGTAATAGACAAGACTTCGTAGCTCAGTAATTTCTGAACGTGGTCAACAATTTGCCTCACTAGTTCAGCTTCATTCCTTCAAgttcaacaataattaataaaacagTCACTAACATATCCTTCATTCAGTCTCAAACCAAAGAAATTACGAAGGAGTAATTGGTTTACCTGAAACTGCTGACATCCCAACCATAGAAACTTGCAGCTTTGTTGAGTGCACACCTCCACCTGGACAAGGTATGCTCCAGGTGTTCTCCTGAATAAGTTCTCCGTCGTGCAGTTTCTTCCAACAATTTTCCAAAATGACCACTCTGATAACGTACATCGGAAGGGTCAATCTTGTAAAACACAGGGAGAATACTTTGGCCCTGAGTTTCGTTGCATTTGATGATTTGTTCAAGCTCATGAAGACACCAAGCGGATTCAGTGTAGGTTTGGGAGAAAACTACAATCGCTATCTGAGATCCTTCTACTGCTCGCATGCGTTCATGATGAGGCTGCATTCCTTTGAAAAGACTCTCGTTGTCAAGGAAGGTGTTGATTCCAGCGTTTGAGAGGGCATAGTGGAGATGAGAAACGAACTTCTTGCGAGTGTCTTCTCCCCTGAAGTTGATGAACACGTCGTGAATCCGTTCGTGTTTCGATTTCGAGAACGACGGTGAAGATGTGAAGTCCATCAAACCAATTCTGGTCAACCGTTGGAGAAGGGAAAGCAATAATGGAGAAATGCTAGGGAAGATCCAGAACACCACTTTCTGCTTTTTAGTCTTCTGAATGAATTactaaaatagaatattttcatCAGAAATGCTGAGAGCAGACTCAGAAATGCTGAGAGAAGACCCAAACATTTTCTCGTTCCGTTTATGATATTGTTTAGAATAGTAGAAAGAACTCTGACGTGAAAATACAATACAtcagaaataaatataaatattttatttttggcagagtagaaatacaaaaatatataaaaaaaagttgtgtgatttaatagaaaataaataatttaaattgtattttatctctgctatataatataaaatataaggataaaatcgtcattttgtattttaactTATTGTACTTATCATATTCCATATCCTCTCTCATCCTTTCTATTAAACTAAGAGGTTTAATTTACTTGATATTACATCTATAATCTCTAACAAACTCAAGTCAAGTTGTATTAAATTAAGTTGATACCTCCAATGATTTATCGTactggtttttgtttttttctttttgaaatggTATTATCAACGTAATGATGACTTGACGTGTAATAAGTTATCAACGATCTCATGTAATTCTAATTTAACCTATACAATACAATCTTATGCCAATcaatatcaaaaaatttaaatttaaaatataaattatgtaaataagtgataaaaatatttttagtaaacTAGAAGTACGATGAAACCGGTGTAAGCACTGACTGTGatcaagaaatattttaaaatgataatcacttttttatttacgaaatgtaaaatatataaaattaaaaaaattaaaaaatatatatttatgatggAAAAAGAATTGTAGGACCAAGACCTCTCTTGTCTAAAGCTCTCTCGCATGTCGATGGTTATGTGTTAGAGCGTGTGTATTGATTTcggttaaatcaattttattacaaagttgtttttcatgttattatcttattattatcatcaaaagtaattttattattgtacaaaattataaattttgtaaattataattgggttaaatattttttggtttaattaatcgtaaggtacccagtttggtactagagtgtcaaattggtaccggtttttaaaaaagtgtcaattgcatcccaacttttgaaaattgcttcaattaggtccctttcagacagagttgactaacgccgttagtcaacgtgccacgtgtcaatctgtggtttttttgattttttttaaaaaaaattttaatttttttttaatttttaattttttttaaaattttttaaaaaaaaattaaaaatgccacgtgtcaagtccctgtgtgtgacacgtggcattgtcagtgccacatggcattgtaatgccacgtgtcagtgtcactattagatgtcattgtgttgatttcgatttggtccccacatatgtttttttgtttcaatttagtacctaagtatgtgtatctgattcaattttgacctaatttttttttaataattaaaatatttttgtaatccattttttataagattaaaaataattaagtataaatatttttacaaaattaagtactaatatttataatgtttctctcaatttcagaccaaatttattatttgtatgaatgttatgctatTTGTAAGtactaaaatgacttttaccactaaattttaatataaatatcaaatacttaattttttttaaacttttatacttaattacttttaattttattaaaaaatattttaattattaaaaattattaggtcaaaattgaatcaaatacacataagtaggtactaaattgaaacgaaaaaacataaatggggactaaatAGAAATCATCACAAtggcatctgatagtgacactgacacgtggcattacaatgccacgtggcactgacaatgccacgtggcacacacagggacttgacacgtggcatttttaatttttttttaaaaaaatttaaaaaaaatttaaaaattaaaaaagaattaaatttttttaaaaaaaaatcaaaaaaaacacagattgacacatggcacgttgactaacggcgttagtcaactctgtctgaaagggacctaattgaagcaattttcaaaagttgggatgcaattgacacttttttaaaagcgggtaccaatttgacactctagtatcaaactgggtaccttacgattaattaaaccatattttttttccttaacttttagtgaattttgatttatttgacatttgaaATGCGTTtcataatatttgacttaacattaaaacaaaaatgtgtcaaacatcaaataaatcgaacaaaatttgattaaaatgactaaattcatgtattttaaaagatgaaggactaaattggtccaaagtttcaaaatgaactaatttcaaaattcactgaaagttaaaggaccaaaaacatatttaacccattataattttataatttatgattttaaaattttattattttataatataaattataaaaaaaattataaaatcataaaattataaatttataaaattataaattataaaaacatgaaattataaagttataaatttataaaattttaaaattatatgtgacGACAACTATGCAAGTTTACAAAGTGATACAACAAGATAATAACACATTAACACATTACATCactaaattaacaaaaaaaattaaccatgaaaactaaattcaaaaatttagatCGATTAAATActcaataaatcataaaattgatTAGGAACTCAATTTGAATTCTTAGactagaaatttaaaatataattaaacctttaaatattacaattaaGTTAATATGATAAAAggtattttataactttaaatatttaagaaatttattaaagagttgttattattttaatatagtaaaaGGTATTAAATAActgttatttaatatttgaaggaGTTGTTATCTACTTATTgattcaataatatatataaagagttATTTAATGAATCATAATTTGTAGActttaatatttatcaaattacCATGCCAAATTAGTGTCTTCTGGTTATAAAATATTTGCTAATGCTTGTAGTTTTGAGAATTGCTTTTGACTATACAAATTTAGGATTAACACCTTTTTCTTTCATCTTCTGGCTTTCTGAATTAATATGTTTCTTCAACCGCCACTTCTTAAGTTCTTCTAATTTGTTTCATCGGTTTATATAAAACATTGCATAGATACTATAACAACTACAATTAATACTTCTCACAATAAAGCTACAATAATTTGGCTATAACAATGAA
Coding sequences:
- the LOC114167037 gene encoding uncharacterized protein LOC114167037, with protein sequence MDFTSSPSFSKSKHERIHDVFINFRGEDTRKKFVSHLHYALSNAGINTFLDNESLFKGMQPHHERMRAVEGSQIAIVVFSQTYTESAWCLHELEQIIKCNETQGQSILPVFYKIDPSDVRYQSGHFGKLLEETARRRTYSGEHLEHTLSRWRCALNKAASFYGWDVSSFRNEAELVRQIVDHVQKLLSYEVLSITEHPVGLESRTQEVIGLIETRSSQVCMIGIWGMGGSGKTTVAKAIYNHIHRAFMNKSFIENIRQTCENHGRGYLPLQEQLLSNVLRKKMDIHSVGMGITLIENILAGKRALIVLDDVNEYNQLQAVCGNRKWIGQGSVIIVTTRDVSLLYRLEVDYVYEMDKMDEDESLQLFSFHCFRDAKPKEDFSELSRNVVAYCGGLPLALEVLGSYLFDKTSKREWEGVLSMLEKIPNDEIQRKLRISFDNLSNDMEKDIFLDVCCFFIGKDIGYVTDILNGCDLCADVGIPVLIERGLIKVRKNNKLEMDSLLQEMGREIIREDSRKEPGKQSRLWFQKDVVEVLTKNTGTEAIEGLALKMHLTSGDFFKADSFQKMERLRLLQLHHVQLAGNYGYLSKQLRWISWQGFPSKFLPNNFYMDHVIAIDLKHSHLRFLWKQSPVLKWLKVLNLSHSRFLIETPDFSRLPSLEQLILKDCPSLLAIHKSIGDLRNILLINLRDCTSLTNLPKEIYELKSVKVLILSGCSKIDKLGEDMAQMESLVTLIADDIYVKQVPFSIVSSKSIRYISLSGFEGLARNAFPVIIRSWMSPTMNPLLYTHPFYVTSCYLVSMITQNNTFGELAPMLTSLPNLRSVLVQCETESQLSKHVKTILVEDALSFRESGISRHHLRSSLIGVGSYKAFFDILSNRISEGLASNEACEVVLPGDNYPYWSAHTGDGHSVYFTVPEDRGMKGMALCIVYFSNPEMKPTECFTSVLIANYTKRTLQIHKQDTVISFNDEDWKEIISHLGGGDKVEIFVTFGDDLVVKKTAVYLIYSESNDIEIEPTHGESNDIEIEPMDCEANDIKIESMNSESNLLEMYGESNDMDMTETGIQGDVFIHFSGDEIRRNFVSHLNSALLQAGVEPCLLAMRMKWEHFVASIKMFQIGIVVLTKEYSESLGCLDELERIIECHKIHGLMVMPVFYEIDPSDAHIQNGGFGDALKATAQGIFTREYLETGLSTLSSPLTEAGKLHKWDETKHSGRNDAELVEEIVKSVLAKLDRVLSITKFPVGLESHVKNVIRLFENQPTEFCMIGIWGIGGSGKTTLAKAIYNQIPYTFGGKSFIQDIREVCETDGRGLVHLQEQLLSDVLKTKWKIERGEMEETMNEIRHSGKRLFIVLDDVNEIDQLKQLCGNGKWFSRGSVVIITTRNLDLLYQFNVDYVYEMDELDESDSVELFSWHAFGEAKPREDFNELAKSAVTYCGGLPLALEILGSFLRKRSENEWKSVLSKLEIIPNTQVQNILRISFDGLCVMEKDIFLDVCCFFIGKDRDYVTEILNGCGLHADIGIIVLIKRGLIKIEKNNKLGMHRLLLDMGREIVRQSSTMQPGKRSRLWLRKDVLDVLKKNTGTEAIVGLSLNCQLPNSDFFEAYAFEKMKMLRFLQLDHVQMTGDYGYLSKQLRWIYWQGFPLESIPNNFYLKGAIVMDFQRSNLRLVWKEPEVLPLLKILNLSHSKYLTETPDFSKLPNLEKLILKHCPSLRKVHQSIGDLHNLLLVNLKGCINLSNLPSETYKLKSLKTLILSGCLKIGIFTQDILHLESLITLISEDTGVKQVPISVVSSKSIGYILLDEKKGLLLADFRSIIWSWMSHTFNPLYHIRPFRGISLSLISMNTENNDLGDLAPILSSILNLRTVLVQCVTEYQISQVRTILEEIRGATWTTLKIRPSTPEISNHPLRSYLIEFGGYQEEVFNTLRKSIYEGLAARQTGNVSLPSDNYPHWLTYMDEGHSVYFTMPKNFHTDGMILCVEHSSTFGDPTDCLDSVLIVNYTKCTIQLFKRDTITSFNDVDWQGMISHLAYGDKVGIFVIFRDGFEVRKTSVYLVCDGSIDRMSM